A stretch of Paenibacillus peoriae DNA encodes these proteins:
- a CDS encoding FMN-dependent NADH-azoreductase: MSKVLFVKANDRTAEESATVKLYNAFVESYKSSHPSDEITELDLFSVELPYLNANMINGTFKSARGMELNAEEARLANIANGYLDQFLAADKVVFAFPLWNMTIPAVLHTYIDYLNQAGKTFKYTAEGPVGLVTETKVALLNARGGVYSEGPAAAAEMSLNFMSNILTFFGVKDIVKVVLEGHNQAPDQAQEIVASAVQRAVDTAKSF, translated from the coding sequence ATGTCTAAAGTATTATTTGTCAAAGCTAATGATCGTACAGCTGAAGAATCTGCAACAGTTAAATTGTATAACGCATTCGTGGAAAGCTACAAATCTTCCCACCCATCTGATGAAATCACTGAGCTGGACCTGTTCTCCGTCGAGCTTCCTTATTTGAACGCTAACATGATCAACGGCACGTTCAAATCCGCTAGAGGCATGGAGCTGAACGCAGAAGAAGCTCGCCTGGCAAACATCGCTAATGGCTACCTGGATCAATTCCTGGCAGCAGACAAAGTCGTATTTGCTTTCCCGCTCTGGAACATGACGATTCCAGCTGTACTGCATACGTACATTGACTACCTGAACCAAGCTGGTAAAACATTCAAATACACTGCTGAGGGTCCTGTGGGTCTTGTAACTGAAACTAAAGTAGCCCTGTTGAATGCAAGAGGCGGCGTTTATTCCGAAGGACCAGCTGCTGCAGCTGAAATGTCCTTGAACTTCATGAGTAACATTTTAACCTTCTTCGGCGTGAAAGACATCGTGAAGGTTGTACTGGAAGGACATAACCAAGCTCCAGATCAAGCACAAGAAATCGTTGCTTCTGCTGTACAACGTGCAGTAGACACAGCAAAATCGTTCTAA
- the murI gene encoding glutamate racemase, whose protein sequence is MKIGFFDSGLGGITVLSEALRRLPNENFVYMADTLHVPYGTKTPQEVLGYVKASVQTILKEDVKALVIACNTATSIAVAELRKEYPIPIIGMEPAVKPAVEMNRANGKRVLVLATPLTLKQSCYAALVSRVDDHGSVDSLPLPELVHYCEQLNFDRAEMSAYFNRELSSFNLDIYGTVVLGCTHYPFYKEILRELLPSHIQLIDGSQGTVRRLKQVLSERNLLEPSPKSSPSQAGHITFLCSSQDEAYVRKMERALEIYTEHEKIYF, encoded by the coding sequence TTGAAGATAGGTTTTTTTGATTCAGGATTGGGTGGAATTACAGTATTGTCCGAGGCACTAAGACGTTTGCCAAACGAAAATTTTGTATACATGGCGGATACCCTTCATGTGCCTTACGGGACGAAAACTCCCCAAGAGGTGCTTGGTTATGTCAAGGCTTCAGTGCAAACGATTCTAAAAGAAGATGTTAAGGCACTGGTGATTGCCTGCAATACGGCTACAAGTATCGCGGTTGCGGAGCTAAGGAAGGAATATCCTATTCCGATTATTGGTATGGAGCCAGCTGTGAAGCCAGCGGTCGAGATGAACCGGGCTAATGGTAAAAGAGTTCTGGTGTTAGCCACACCATTGACGTTGAAACAATCTTGTTATGCAGCACTCGTATCCAGAGTTGACGATCATGGGAGCGTGGACTCACTACCTCTGCCGGAGCTAGTACATTATTGCGAACAGTTGAATTTTGACCGGGCAGAAATGTCCGCATATTTTAACCGTGAGTTGTCTTCGTTCAATCTCGACATATATGGTACGGTGGTATTGGGATGTACTCATTATCCTTTTTATAAGGAAATTCTAAGGGAACTACTGCCTTCTCATATTCAGTTAATTGACGGGAGCCAGGGAACAGTTAGACGGTTGAAACAGGTGTTGTCTGAGCGTAATTTGCTGGAACCTTCGCCAAAATCCAGTCCATCGCAGGCGGGACACATTACATTTCTATGTTCTAGTCAGGATGAGGCCTATGTGCGTAAGATGGAGCGGGCGCTTGAAATCTATACGGAGCATGAAAAGATTTATTTTTAA